In one window of Pagrus major chromosome 12, Pma_NU_1.0 DNA:
- the ppp1r3c2a gene encoding protein phosphatase 1 regulatory subunit 3C-B, with translation MVQSKLLIQNLQTEPSSIDNPDMFEGAAGQSDQGGRYVGFGPYRMGVGEMCTCGRAWIEGMQTYYRPCRMRVLQALGSHHQQAVMPVDLAMCLSLSQRQPLYQLLSMAPLKPKQHHYQQTDCPQRTSLRSPRHSVSSPYPTSSSLPSSTAPSGPRSCFRKDGAGPNKKRVVFADAKGLALTAVRLFIPEPSSSVSTLLMKPPPAKLQGQQSISNKQQRYKLRLGFSQPTLDLKAFLARLRETRVQLESCNISENILRGKVCVSHVCVEKSVNIRVTFDSWRSHHDIPCTFLQQQRCGGSDVDVFAFDLSLPKKMDPKERVEFCVYFRPGPGTTPHWDDNRGLNYRVFMEKDGLNANQGDAYYSYPKLSQNRPPSWPSPSWPSHVSLNVQNSAELQYLQRSLSSRVTAEWKALCADQ, from the exons ATGGTCCAGTCCAAACTCCTGATCCAGAATCTCCAGACTGAACCTTCTTCAATCGATAATCCAGATATGTTCGAG GGTGCTGCCGGCCAGTCAGATCAGGGTGGAAGATATGTAGGGTTCGGCCCTTACCGCATGGGTGTCGGAGAGATGTGTACATGTGGTCGGGCGTGGATTGAGGGCATGCAGACATATTACAGACCCTGTAGAATGAG AGTTCTCCAAGCGTTGGGTAGTCACCACCAGCAGGCTGTGATGCCGGTCGACCTGGCCATGTGCCTGAGCCTCAGCCAGCGTCAGCCTCTTTATCAACTGCTGTCAATGGCTCCCCTGAAACCCAAGCAGCACCATTATCAGCAGACTGACTGTCCACAGAGGACCAGCCTTCGCTCTCCCCGTCACTCCGTCTCTTCCCCCTACCCTACATCATCATCGCTGCCGTCATCCACTGCGCCCTCAGGGCCTCGGAGCTGTTTTCGCAAAGACGGCGCAGGTCCGAACAAGAAGCGAGTGGTGTTCGCGGATGCCAAAGGATTGGCGCTCACAGCTGTACGTCTGTTTATCCCTGAGCCGTCCTCCTCTGTTTCTACTCTGCTGATGAAACCCCCCCCAGCCAAACTGCAAGGCCAACAGTCGatttcaaacaaacagcagcgCTACAAGTTGCGGCTGGGTTTCTCCCAGCCGACACTTGACTTGAAAGCCTTCCTTGCTCGTCTGCGAGAGACACGCGTACAGCTGGAAAGCTGCAACATTTCAGAGAACATATTGCGTGGCAAAGTGTGTGTCTCCCATGTCTGTGTTGAAAAGTCTGTGAACATCAGAGTGACCTTCGACTCTTGGAGGAGCCATCATGACATTCCTTGCAcattcctgcagcagcagcgctgTGGAGGTtctgatgtggatgtttttgcCTTTGACCTAAGCCTACCGAAGAAAATGGATCCAAAGGAGAGGGTTGAGTTTTGTGTGTACTTCAGGCCCGGACCTGGCACAACGCCGCACTGGGATGACAACAGGGGGTTGAATTACAGGGTGTTCATGGAAAAAGATGGATTGAATGCTAACCAAGGCGATGCTTACTATTCTTACCCCAAACTTTCACAAAATCGGCCACCGTCATGGCCTTCACCATCTTGGCCTTCACATGTGTCCCTCAATGTGCAGAACTCTGCTGAGCTTCAGTATCTTCAGAGGAGTTTGTCAAGCAGAGTGACAGCAGAGTGGAAAGCTCTGTGTGCAGACCAGTGA
- the LOC141005893 gene encoding phospholipase A2-like, which yields MNTLQTLLLVAASLCVAQSLDNKALNQFRQMILCVMPDSWPIFDYADYGCYCGKGGSGTPVDDLDRCCQVHDACYTDAMQHPECWAILDNPYTEFYAYNCDEQSKKVTCGNNNDECEMFICECDRKAAECFARSPWIPEHEHLPSDKCQ from the exons ATGAATACCCTCCAGACTCTGCTTCTCGTGGCTGCAAGCCTCTGTGTTG CCCAGTCTTTGGACAACAAGGCACTCAACCAGTTCAGACAGATGATCCTGTGCGTGATGCCTGACAGCTGGCCAATTTTTGATTACGCTGACTACGGCTGCTATTGCGGAAAAGGAGGCTCGGGCACACCCGTGGATGATCTGGACAG ATGCTGCCAAGTGCACGACGCGTGTTACACTGATGCTATGCAGCACCCCGAGTGCTGGGCCATCCTGGACAACCCTTACACCGAGTTCTACGCCTACAACTGTGACGAGCAGAGCAAGAAGGTCACCTGTGGCA ACAACAATGACGAATGCGAGATGTTCATCTGTGAGTGCGACAGGAAGGCTGCCGAGTGCTTTGCCAGATCACCCTGGATCCCCGAGCACGAGCACCTGCCCAGCGACAAATGTCAATAA
- the prkab1a gene encoding 5'-AMP-activated protein kinase subunit beta-1a — protein MGNTSSERAAMCQGEKAQRRDSRGTKEGERPKILMDSPEDADIFHGEDMKAPMEKEEFLAWQQDLEADDKGPTLDRPTVFRWTGDGKEVYISGSFNNWANKIPLIRSQNTFVAIVDLPEGEHQYKFYVDGQWTHDPAEPVITSQLGTVNNVIQVKKTDFEVFDALMVDSQKCSDMSDLSSSPPGPYHQDAYVPKQEEKFKSPPILPPHLLQVILNKDTGISCDPALLPEPNHVMLNHLYALSIKDGVMVLSATHRYKKKYVTTLLYKPI, from the exons ATGGGGAATACGAGCAGTGAGAGGGCTGCCATGTGCCAGGGGGAGAAGGCTCAGCGGAGGGACAGCCGAGGGACCAAGGAGGGTGAGAGGCCAAAGATCCTGATGGACAGCCCCGAGGATGCAGATATTTTTCATGGTGAAGACATGAAA GCTCCCATGGAGAAAGAGGAGTTCCTTGCGTGGCAGCAGGACTTGGAAGCAGATGACAAAGGACCAACGCTGGACCGGCCAACAGTCTTTCGCTGGACTGGAGATGGCAAGGAGGTCTACATCTCTGGATCCTTCAACAACTGGGCCAACAAGATTCCCCTCATTAGAAG TCAGAACACCTTTGTGGCCATCGTCGACCTACCTGAAGGGGAGCATCAGTACAAGTTTTACGTGGACGGCCAGTGGACCCACGACCCAGCTGAG CCAGTTATAACCAGTCAACTCGGGACAGTCAACAATGTCATCCAGGTGAAGAAAACGGACTTTGAGGTGTTCGATGCTCTAATGGTGGACTCGCAGAAATGCTCTGACATGTCAG ACCTGTCGAGCTCTCCTCCCGGGCCCTATCATCAGGATGCCTATGTCCCTAAACAGGAAGAGAAGTTTAAGTCTCCGCCCATACTCCCACCTCACCTGCTGCAGGTCATCCTCAATAAAGACACTGGAATTTCT TGTGACCCTGCATTACTCCCAGAACCCAACCACGTCATGCTCAACCACCTCTATGCTCTTTCCATTAAG GATGGAGTGATGGTGCTGAGTGCGACACATCGCTACAAGAAGAAGTACGTCACCACCTTACTATATAAGCCCATCTGA